One window of the Eucalyptus grandis isolate ANBG69807.140 chromosome 8, ASM1654582v1, whole genome shotgun sequence genome contains the following:
- the LOC104414839 gene encoding disease resistance protein RUN1-like, which yields MRRLVLSNPFVAVVAPILLGVLAHKLLSKRRASAQRDADDQHPGTPSIPIQPSENDYGVFLSFRGKDTRERFVDHLYCGLVNAGICVFRDDAELLKGEDLSSNLQEALENSKILIPIISENYASSKWCLDVLVRMMECQKHLGRLVLPIFYKVEPADVRYQTGHFGQAFHRSQARLAQKVVVHKWKQALGEVSSLRGWEVANGSEGELVELVVHNVLKELKKAVELVVSDYLVGIDSSVEEVMELVNKNASATMRVGIYGIGGIGKTTLAKIIYNKLSNQFVHRSFIPDIRESCNCNGINYLQNKLIFDMQKEKIQFCNSDEGIKYISSRLKDKKVLIILDDMDTANQLEALVGNPVWFASGSRIFVTTRNESVLDRTGVDIKYEHKQMDEEQSLILFSRHAFQRDCPPSEILALSRHVVSTTGGIPLAIEVAGSFLCDKPSPIWEETIQKMQNIPYMAVQTKSRIIDVEVEEDQRNVEDVNLATSSPSILPSENDYEVFLSFRGVDTRRDFTDYLYSSLIDAGIRVFKDDDELRVGERLSEDLMQAIRNSNILIPIISVNYASSKWCLDELVQMMNCRKCLGHIVFPIFYKVEPADVQGQKGCFGEAFHYSGRRFDPDSTEEWKQALREVSSLQGWQFANGYEGELVKSVVQDVLNELKKVVELDFSKNLVGIDSHVDEVMKLINNSSGATLCVGIYGMEGIGKTTLVKVIYNKLLNQFEHCSFIADIRESCNRNGISYLQNQLIRDILRRNIRLHNTDHGIHIISSELKDKKVLIILDDVDTIDQLAPLTGNPNWFALGSRIFVTTRDKSVLNRARVDIKYELEEMEEEKSLVLFSRHAFRSDSPPREFSALTRLVVSIMGGLPLALKVIGLFLCGKPEKLWEEAIHRMQKMPQKEVLEKLMISYEGLGEDQRQMFLDIACFLIGSDARVAYYMWDACGFSVEEGIGVLRFLSFISIGNNHELIMHDQMRILGREIVRAENYHKPHERSRLWDYEEALEVLKSKR from the exons ATGCGTCGTCTCGTTCTTAGCAACCCTTTCGTGGCGGTTGTCGCACCGATCCTTCTCGGTGTGCTGGCGCACAAGCTTCTGAGTAAGAGGAGAGCAAGTGCGCAAAGAGACGCGGATGATCAGCATCCTGGTACGCCTAGTATTCCGATCCAGCCGAGTGAAAATGACTACGGCGTGTTCTTAAGCTTTCGAGGCAAAGATACTAGAGAGCGCTTTGTCGACCACCTCTACTGTGGCCTCGTCAATGCCGGGATCTGTGTCTTCAGGGACGATGCTGAGCTCCTCAAAGGCGAGGATTTGAGCTCAAATCTTCAGGAAGCCCTTGAGAACAGTAAGATTTTAATCCCGATTATCTCTGAGAATTATGCTTCTAGTAAATGGTGCCTTGATGTACTGGTTCGCATGATGGAGTGCCAAAAACACTTGGGGCGGTTAGTGTTGCCCATATTCTACAAAGTGGAACCTGCAGATGTGCGATATCAAACGGGTCATTTTGGACAGGCATTTCATCGTTCTCAGGCGCGTTTAGCCCAAAAGGTGGTTGTGCACAAATGGAAGCAAGCTCTCGGAGAAGTCAGTTCCTTACGAGGATGGGAAGTTGCTAATGG GAGTGAAGGAGAATTGGTAGAATTGGTTGTGCACAATGTTTTGAAAGAGTTGAAGAAAGCGGTGGAGTTGGTTGTTAGTGATTATCTGGTTGGCATTGACAGTTCTGTGGAGGAGGTTATGGAATTGGTAAATAAGAATGCTAGTGCTACCATGCGTGTGGGAATTTATGGAATTGGGGGAATTGGTAAGACGACTCTTGCCAAAATTATATATAACAAGTTGTCCAATCAATTTGTGCATCGTAGCTTCATTCCAGACATCAGGGAATCATGTAATTGTAATGGTATTAATTActtgcaaaataaattaatctttgatatgcagaaagagaaaattcaattttgtaaTAGCGACGAAGGAATCAAGTACATATCATCTAGGTTAAAAGATAAGAAAGTTCTCATTATTCTTGATGATATGGATACCGCTAATCAGTTAGAGGCTTTGGTTGGAAATCCTGTTTGGTTTGCGTCAGGAAGTAGGATTTTTGTTACCACTAGAAATGAGAGTGTTCTTGATAGGACTGGAGTGGACATCAAGTACGAACATAAGCAAATGGATGAGGAGCAATCTCTTATCCTATTTTCTAGACATGCATTTCAAAGAGACTGTCCTCCAAGTGAAATTTTAGCTCTCTCTCGTCATGTGGTATCTACAACGGGAGGAATTCCCTTGGCTATTGAGGTTGCAGGTTCATTTTTGTGTGATAAACCATCACCAATTTGGGAAGAAACAATACAGAAGATGCAAAATATACCTTACATGGCAGTGCAAACAAAGTCAAGGATAATTGATGTAGAAGTGGAGGAGGATCAAAGAAATGTGGAAGATGTGAATCTTGCCACGTCTAGTCCTTCCATACTGCCAAGTGAAAATGATTATgaagtgttcttgagttttagaggcgTAGATACTCGAAGAGATTTCACTGACTATCTCTACAGTAGCCTCATCGATGCTGGAATCCGTGTCTtcaaggatgatgatgagctcCGCGTAGGCGAGAGATTGAGCGAAGATCTTATGCAAGCCATTAGGAACAGCAACATTTTGATCCCAATTATCTCTGTAAATTATGCTTCTAGCAAATGGTGTCTTGATGAACTCGTTCAGATGATGAACTGCAGGAAATGCTTAGGGCACATAGTGTTCCCtatattttacaaagtggaacctgCAGATGTCCAAGGTCAAAAGGGTTGTTTTGGAGAGGCATTTCATTATTCCGGAAGGCGTTTCGATCCAGACTCTACGGAGGAATGGAAGCAAGCGCTGAGAGAAGTCAGCTCCTTACAAGGATGGCAGTTTGCTAATGG GTATGAAGGAGAATTGGTAAAATCAGTTGTGCAAGATGTTTTGAACGAGTTGAAGAAAGTGGTGGAATTGGATTTTTCTAAGAATTTGGTTGGAATTGATAGTCATGTGGACGAGgttatgaaattaataaataatagtTCTGGTGCTACCTTATGTGTGGGAATTTATGGAATGGAGGGCATCGGTAAGACGACTCTTGTTAAAGTCATCTACAACAAGCTATTGAATCAATTTGAGCATTGTAGCTTCATTGCAGACATCAGGGAATCATGCAATCGCAATGGTATTAGTTActtgcaaaatcaattaatcCGTGATATATTGCGAAGAAATATTCGATTGCATAACACAGATCACGGAATCCACATCATCTCATCTGAGCTTAAAGATAAGAAAGTCCTCATTATTTTAGATGATGTGGATACCATTGATCAATTAGCGCCTTTGACTGGAAATCCTAATTGGTTTGCACTAGGAAGTAGGATCTTTGTTACCACTAGAGATAAGAGTGTTCTTAATAGGGCTAGAGTGGACATCAAGTATGAGCTTGAggaaatggaggaagagaaatctcTAGTCCTATTTTCTAGACATGCATTTCGAAGTGACTCTCCTCCTAGAGAGTTTTCAGCTCTCACTCGTCTTGTGGTATCTATAATGGGAGGGCTTCCCTTAGCTCTCAAGGTTATAGGTTTATTTTTGTGTGGAAAACCAGAAAAACTATGGGAAGAAGCGATACATAGGATGCAAAAAATGCCTCAAAAGGAAGTGCTAGAAAAGTTGATGATAAGTTATGAAGGATTGGGGGAGGATCAAAGGCAAATGTTCCTGGATATTGCTTGTTTTCTAATTGGGAGTGATGCAAGAGTTGCGTACTACATGTGGGATGCTTGTGGCTTTTCTGTGGAGGAAGGAATTGGAGTACTGAGATTTCTGTCGTTCATAAGTATTGGGAATAATCATGAGCTCATAATGCATGATCAAATGAGAATTCTTGGTAGGGAAATTGTGCGTGCAGAAAACTACCACAAACCTCACGAACGTAGTAGATTGTGGGATTACGAGGAAGCCTTGGAAGTGCTAAAGAGCAAAAGGtaa
- the LOC120286878 gene encoding disease resistance protein TAO1-like, producing the protein MSDVNLGGEFSDLFSQLRWLKWGNCPSNFEARKFHAGELVILDLSGSPISDVWQGWHSMMKAEKLKVLNLTSCHSLKRTPYLSSFQRLEILILRDCSNLEQIDNCIGNMENLVSLDLSGCSGLKELPLQMANLEQLKELLLDETTMQEIPSFISYLKKLETLSARDCKSLIGFPDSIGNLVNLSTLVLSGCVELATLPHSIGSLENLRCLSLGSCQQLREIPSWIGSLKLLTQLDLSGCSRIQQLPPQIGELKQLEELLLDETAIQEIPFFISSLEKLEMRSANNCKLTL; encoded by the exons ATGAGTGATGTGAATCTTGGCGGAGAATTTAGTGATTTATTTTCTCAGTTAAGATGGCTCAAATGGGGGAACTGTCCCTCAAATTTTGAAGCACGCAAATTTCATGCAGGGGAATTAGTCATACTCGATTTGTCAGGAAGCCCGATTTCAGATGTCTGGCAGGGATGGCATTCAATGATG AAGGCAGAAAAGCTGAAAGTTCTCAACCTCACAAGTTGCCATTCCTTAAAAAGGACTCCTTACCTCTCATCTTTTCAAAGATTGGAGATTTTGATCCTCAGAGATTGTAGCAACTTAGAGCAAATTGATAATTGTATTGGAAACATGGAGAATCTCGTTTCCCTGGACTTGAGTGGATGTTCTGGTCTTAAGGAGCTCCCGCTTCAAATGGCTAATCTAGAACAATTGAAGGAACTTCTTCTAGATGAAACAACGATGCAAGAAATACCTTCCTTCATTAGTTATCTAAAGAAGCTAGAGACACTTAGTGCCAGGGACTGCAAATCATTAATTGGATTTCCGGACTCGATAGGCAATTTGGTGAATTTGTCGACCCTTGTCTTATCAGGTTGTGTTGAGCTTGCAACACTTCCACACAGCATTGGGTCCCTTGAGAATTTACGGTGCTTGTCATTGGGAAGCTGCCAACAATTGAGAGAGATTCCCAGTTGGATTGGCAGTTTGAAATTGTTGACTCAACTGGACTTGAGTGGATGTTCACGTATTCAGCAGCTACCGCCTCAAATTGGTGAACTAAAACAACTGGAGGAACTTCTTCTAGATGAAACTGCGATACAAGAAATTCCGTTCTTCATCAGTTCTCTAGAGAAGCTAGAGATGCGGAGTGCCAATAATTGCAAATTAACTCTTTAA